A stretch of Castanea sativa cultivar Marrone di Chiusa Pesio chromosome 2, ASM4071231v1 DNA encodes these proteins:
- the LOC142623272 gene encoding protein TONSOKU — MGGEDVAKLSAAKRSYQGAKAEGNRQEEARWANVIADILKRRGEYVAALKWLRIDYHVSIKYLPEKHLLPTCQSLGELYLRLQDFNHALIYQKKHLELAKDANDLVEQQRASTQLGRTYHEMFLRSSVDHLSVRNAKKYYNSAMKLAETLRRNPPVKDSKFLKEYVDAHNNIGLLELDLENFEEALKILSIGLKICDEEEVDENDDGRTRLYHNLGKAYLELRMWDKAREHIEKDIMICKKIGHCEGEAKGYINLAELHYKVQRYEEALRCYQRGLDLANSMEDEDALVRQIDENIEIVKEAIKVMDEMKKEEQNLKKLTRDMVVARGTPRERKCLLNQYASLDCLIEKSRTIFDWLKLRECAKRKKRVASELCDKEKLSDSFLDIGESYQKLRKFDRAIKWYKKSWEIYKSIGNLEGQALAKINIGYILDSDGNCTGALDAFEESYRIAIEANLPSVQLLALENMHYSHMIRFDNVEEARRLQLLIDKLKKSKDKELETHNVAEDCCSETCSEGNYHLSESRSDACCSPEMSKLNSSRSNSVASVEELNDDVPLISLLRSSKNSPKMKAAQSEKHNISTQPAKVLPKILSISASNQQTGVGRKRARVILSDDESEVPYEVERSKGRPDKCPVEAVTTSDELKSKSNSASHECKFQEVSATASKCATRSCNLVNIDEGAGSYKSKSPNVATPNGKLFRSSSSAEVLIASDFAASGFKCDIDLFGNLLPKHDASNLKLHTSCDEHDHIICKIDKDLIHLESSLCMDGDNLSTEAMKVELACLYYLQLPSEKRSEGLLPIIQQMKCGGRVLESLEKIDTLRDHLGKVLLEAFIDGWVQKPLIKLYIDSCNELSEAPNKRLMKKLYNNRMEVSDDEVIVSECELQDLSITPLLNALHAHKTFAVLDFSHNLLGNRTIEKLQQVFASGQNYGGLTLDLHCNRFGPTALFQICECPVLFARLEVLNISGNRLTDACGSYLSTILENCKGLCSLNIEHCSITSRTIQKVADGLSAGSVLEQLCIGYNDPISGNAITNLLGKLATLKRFSELNLNGLKLSKPVIDSLCQFARTACLSGLMLEGSSIGTDGALQLTESLFNGFQDFVKLDFSYCGLTSKYALGLNNDIMCSIVELNLAGNPILLEGANALSSLLLNPQCCLKVLILNKCHLGLAGVLQIVQALAGNDSLQGLRLADNVDQGKHSSLQHDIIGQGCPEILKQELNMSESSPNVYVTKEVDNAEPLLCAMNNECKQLEVADSEDASIRVEAAASAGIDDSCASSCQRNILSPYCQFIQQLSTAIHMAKNLCVLDLSNNGLSTKAAETLYTAWSSLRPSSVERHIEDQTIHLFVKGNKCCNLKPCCKKN; from the exons ATGGGTGGAGAGGATGTTGCGAAATTAAGCGCAGCGAAGAGGTCGTACCAGGGCGCCAAGGCGGAGGGCAATCGGCAGGAGGAGGCCAGGTGGGCGAACGTGATTGCAGATATCCTCAAGCGCAGAGGCGAGTACGTCGCCGCCCTCAAGTGGCTCCGCATCGACTACCACGTTTCCATCAAGTACTTGCCTGAGAAGCACTTGCTGCCCACGTGTCAGTCCCTCGGCGAACTCTATCTTCGCCTCCAGGACTTCAATCACGCCCTCATTTATCAG AAAAAACATTTAGAGCTTGCCAAGGATGCCAATGATCTTGTTGAGCAGCAACGGGCCAGCACCCAACTCGGTCGTACTTATCATGAAATGTTTTTGAGATCCAGTGTTGACCATTTGTCTGTTCGGAATGCTAAAAAGTATTACAACTCTGCCATGAAGCTTGCGGAGACTCTTAGGAGGAATCCGCCTGTTAAGGATAGCAAATTCCTCAAGGAATATGTTGATGCACATAATAATATAGGTTTGCTTGAACTTGACCTTGAAAACTTTGAAGAGGCCTTGAAAATATTAAGTATAGGATTAAAGATTTGTGATGAGGAAGAGGTGGATGAAAATGATGATGGGCGCACCAGGCTCTACCACAACCTTGGAAAAGCTTACTTGGAGCTCAGGATGTGGGATAAAGCTCGGGAGCACATTGAGAAGGACATAATGATCTGTAAGAAAATTGGGCATTGCGAAGGGGAGGCAAAAGGGTACATCAACCTTGCTGAATTGCATTATAAGGTTCAAAGGTATGAGGAAGCACTTCGTTGCTACCAGAGAGGACTTGATCTGGCAAATTCCATGGAAGATGAGGATGCTTTGGTTAGGcaaattgatgaaaatattgaaattgtTAAAGAAGCTATTAAAGTaatggatgaaatgaagaaagaagagCAGAATCTTAAGAAGTTGACAAGAGACATGGTCGTTGCAAGAGGAACTCCACGTGAGAGGAAGTGCTTGTTGAATCAGTATGCATCTCTTGATTGCCTCATAGAAAAATCAAGAACGATATTTGATTGGTTGAAG CTTCGTGAATGTGcgaaaaggaagaagagagttGCAAGTGAACTATGTGACAAGGAAAAGCTGAGTGATTCGTTTCTGGATATTGGAGAATCATACCAGAAGCTCAGAAAATTTGACAGAGCCATTAAATGGTACAAGAAGAGTTGGGAAATATACAAGTCAATTGGCAACTTGGAG GGGCAAGcattagcaaaaataaacatTGGTTATATTTTGGACAGTGATGGTAATTGTACAGGAGCACTAGATGCATTTGAAGAGAGCTACAG GATTGCCATTGAAGCTAACCTTCCTTCTGTACAGCTTTTGGCACTAGAGAATATGCACTATAGCCACATGATAAGATTTGATAATGTTGAAGAGGCCAG GAGATTGCAGCTTTTAATTGACAAATTGaagaagtcaaaagataaaGAGCTTGAAACACATAATGTAGCAGAGGATTGCTGCTCTGAAACTTGCTCAGAAGGGAACTATCATTTGTCAGAAAGTAGGTCTGATGCATGCTGCTCCCCAGAGATGAGTAAATTGAATTCTAGCAGATCAAATTCTGTAGCCAGTGTAGAAGAGTTGAATGATGATGTACCTCTGATTTCTCTGCTTCGGTCCTCAAAAAATTCGCCTAAAATGAAAGCAGCTCAGTCAGAAAAGCACAATATTTCTACTCAGCCAGCTAAAGTTCTACCAAAAATTTTGTCTATATCAGCCAGCAATCAACAGACAGGTGTTGGTCGTAAACGTGCTCGTGTCATCCTTTCTGATGATGAAAGTGAAGTGCCATATGAGGTGGAGCGCTCAAAAGGAAGGCCTGATAAGTGTCCAGTAGAGGCTGTTACTACATCTGATGAAT TGAAGAGTAAAAGTAATTCAGCAAGTCATGAGTGCAAATTTCAG GAGGTCTCAGCAACTGCCTCCAAATGTGCCACCAGGTCCTGCAATCTCGTTAATATTGATGAAGGCGCTGGTTCATACAAATCGAAGAGTCCTAATGTAGCCACCCCAAATGGCAAACTGTTCAGATCTTCAAGTAGTGCTGAAGTTTTGATTGCATCTGATTTTGCTGCGTCTGGGTTTAAATGTGATATTGATCTCTTTGGAAACCTATTGCCTAAACATGATGCTTCCAATCTCAAGTTGCATACTTCTTGTGACGAACATGAT CATATTATTTGCAAGATTGACAAGGACTTGATACATTTAGAATCAAGCTTATGCATGGATGGTGATAATTTGAGCACTGAGGCCATGAAGGTTGAACTTGCATGCCTATACTACTTACAACTTCCCAGTGAAAAGAGATCAGAGG GTCTTTTGCCCATAATTCAGCAAATGAAATGTGGTGGAAGAGTTTTAGAATCCTTGGAAAAAATTGATACTCTTAGGGATCATTTGGGAAAAGTCTTGCTTGAAGCATTCATTGATG GCTGGGTTCAGAAGCCTCTGATAAAACTGTACATTGACAGCTGCAATGAATTATCCGAGGCACCTAACAAGAGGCTGATGAAGAAACTATACAATAATAGAATGGAG GTTTCAGATGATGAAGTGATTGTGTCTGAATGTGAATTGCAAGATTTATCAATAACTCCATTGTTGAATGCACTGCATGCCCACAAAACATTTGCAGTGCTTGACTTTTCTCACAATTTGCTGG GAAATAGAACAATAGAGAAACTTCAACAAGTATTTGCATCAGGCCAAAATTACGGTGGCTTAACTTTGGATCTGCATTGCAATCGATTTGGTCCAACTGCTTTGTTTCAG ATTTGTGAATGCCCTGTGCTATTTGCTCGACTTGAAGTGCTGAATATCTCTGGAAACCGTCTTACTGATGCTTGTGGATCTTATCTTTCCACTATTTTGGAAAACTGCAAGG GCCTTTGTAGCTTGAATATAGAGCACTGTTCAATCACATCTAGAACAATTCAAAAGGTTGCTGATGGACTGAGTGCTGGATCTGTACTTGAACAACTTTGTATAG GATATAATGACCCTATTTCAGGAAATGCCATAACCAATCTACTGGGCAAGCTTGCCACTTTGAAAAG GTTTTCAGAACTGAATCTGAATGGTTTAAAGCTAAGCAAGCCCGTTATTGATAGCCTTTGCCAGTTTGCCCGAACTGCATGTTTGTCAGGATTGATGCTCGAGGGCTCCAGTATTGGAACT GATGGGGCATTGCAATTAACTGAATCATTGTTCAATGGGTTTCAAGACTTTGTCAAGCTTGACTTTTCATATTGTGGACTGACATCTAAATACGCTCTTGGACTCAACAATGATATCATGTGTAGCATTGTTGAGCTGAACCTTGCAGGAAATCCTATTTTGCTAGAG GGTGCCAATGCATTATCGTCACTGCTTCTGAACCCTCAATGTTGCCTAAAAGTTTTGATTCTTAACAAGTGTCACCTTGGGCTTGCTGGGGTTCTTCAGATAGTTCAAGCACTAGCAG GAAATGACTCTCTTCAAGGGCTCCGTCTTGCTGATAATGTTGACCAGGGTAAACACTCTAGTCTACAACATGACATAATTGGACAGGGGTGCCCAGAAATCTTAAAGCAAGAACTCAACATGTCTGAATCTTCCCCAAATGTGTATGTAACCAAAGAAGTGGACAATGCCGAGCCTCTTCTATGTGCTATGAACAATGAATGCAAACAACTCGAAGTTGCTGATAGTGAAGATGCTTCAATTAGAGTAGAAGCAGCTGCATCTGCTGGAATTGATGACAGTTGTGCAAGTTCATGTCAAAGAAATATTTTGTCTCCCTACTGCCAGTTTATTCAACAGCTTTCAACTGCCATTCATATGGCAAAGAACTTATGCGTACTGGATCTTAGCAATAATGGCTTATCAACAAAAGCTGCAGAAACGTTGTACACTGCATGGTCGAGTTTAAGACCTAGTTCTGTGGAGAGGCACATTGAGGACCAGACAATCCATTTATTTGTGAAGGGAAATAAGTGTTGCAATTTGAAACCTTGCTGCAAGAAAAATTAG